In a genomic window of Telopea speciosissima isolate NSW1024214 ecotype Mountain lineage chromosome 5, Tspe_v1, whole genome shotgun sequence:
- the LOC122661268 gene encoding glycine-rich protein 2-like, translated as MAQGGSRSTGVVKWFNAQKGFGFITPDDGNAELFVHQSSIRSEGYRSLAEGENVEFVVDTGEDGRTKAVDVTGPNGAEVQGSSRSDGFGGGGGRGSRGGGYGFGSGGGGGGYSGGGGGYGGYNGGGGRGGGRRGGGGYGGGSYGGGAGGYGGGGGGGGGCYNCGETGHLARDCQQGGGRYGSGGGGGGGGGGGCYNCGEQGHFARECPSNAGSRN; from the coding sequence ATGGCGCAAGGAGGCAGCAGATCTACCGGAGTGGTGAAGTGGTTCAATGCCCAGAAAGGGTTTGGATTCATCACTCCTGATGATGGAAACGCGGAGCTTTTCGTTCATCAATCATCCATCAGGTCTGAAGGATACCGAAGCCTTGCGGAGGGGGAAAACGTGGAGTTCGTTGTCGATACGGGAGAAGATGGGAGGACGAAGGCTGTGGATGTGACTGGTCCCAACGGCGCTGAAGTTCAAGGAAGCAGCAGGTCTGATGGTTTcggtggcggtggtggaagGGGCAGCCGTGGTGGGGGTTATGGTTTTGGAagcggaggtggtggtggtggttacagtggtggaggtggtggataCGGCGGGTATAACGGTGGGggtggtagaggtggtggtCGAAGGGGTGGAGGTGGTTACGGTGGTGGAAGTTACGGCGGTGGTGCCGGTGGTTACGGTGgaggcggcggtggtggtggtggatgtTACAACTGCGGTGAGACTGGGCACTTGGCAAGGGACTGTCAGCAGGGAGGCGGAAGGtatggcagtggtggtggtggaggcggcggcggtggtggtggctgctACAATTGTGGGGAGCAAGGTCATTTTGCGAGGGAATGCCCTAGCAATGCCGGTTCCAGAAACTGA